Proteins encoded by one window of Sorex araneus isolate mSorAra2 chromosome 3, mSorAra2.pri, whole genome shotgun sequence:
- the LOC101557711 gene encoding olfactory receptor 11H6 yields the protein MNTSVLKIIMWPEFLTHFPLGVKNCIRGLNPEQVTVIMVEYLVPYRYLLKGLTGSVLLLVFPTVSFFLSFEANRKVKKVVLNLPVEVLIDQNQQIFIIFYLLLFPQIDVRSQNITMNFVTEFVLLGFPGQRKNFFFPLILMIYLLTLLGNGAIVCAVKWERKLHTPMYILLGNFAFLEIWYVSSTVPNMLANILSETKTISFTGCFLQFYFFFSLGTTECFFLSVMAYDRYLAICRPLHYPSIMTGKFCVILVCICWVSGFLCYPVPIALISQLPFCGPNIIDHIVCDPGPLFALACIRDPYIELICYTFNSMIIFGPFLSILGSYTLVLRAVLRVPSGAGRTKAFSTCGSHLVVVSLFYGTLMVMYVSPSSGNPAGMQKIVTLIYSAVTPLLNPLIYSLRNKDMKDALKKVLGLKVNQT from the exons ATGAATACCAGTGTTCTGAAAATAATCATGTGGCCAGAGTttcttacacactttcctcttggAGTCAAAAACTGCATCAG AGGCTTAAATCCAGAACAAGTGACTGTGATTATGGTAGAGTATTTGGTTCCTTATCGGTATCTCCTGAAGGGATTGACCGGTTCTGTGCTCCTTCTTGTCTTTccaactgtttctttttttctatcatttGAGGCTAATAGAAAAGTGAAAAAGGTGGTTTTAAATTTACCAGTTGAGGTACTAATAGAT CAAAACCaacaaattttcattattttttacttgCTTCTGTTTCCTCAAATAGATGTGAGATCGCAGAACATAACAATGAATTTTGTGACTGAGTTTGTTCTCCTGGGTTTTCCGGGTCAAAGAAAGAACTTCTTCTTCCCATTAATCCTGATGATCTATCTTCTGACCCTCCTGGGAAATGGGGCTATTGTCTGTGCAGTAAAATGGGAAAGGAAACTTCACACACCCATGTACATCCTCTTGGGAAACTTTGCCTTCCTAGAGATCTGGTATGTTTCCTCGACTGTCCCTAACATGCTGGCCAACATCCTCTCTGAAACCAAGACCATCTCCTTCACTGGCTGCttcctccaattttatttctttttttcactggGTACAACAGAGTGTTTCTTCTTATCCGTTATGGCTTATGATCGGTACCTGGCCATCTGTCGCCCATTACATTACCCTTCCATCATGACTGGGAAGTTCTGTGTGATCCTGGTGTGTATCTGTTGGGTAAGTGGATTTCTCTGCTATCCAGTACCTATTGCCCTTATCTCTCAACTTCCCTTCTGTGGACCCAACATCATTGACCACATCGTGTGTGACCCAGGCCCATTGTTTGCTTTGGCCTGCATCAGAGATCCTTATATTGAGCTCATTTGTTATACCTTCAACTCGATGATTATCTTCGGACCATTCCTCTCCATCTTAGGATCTTACACTCTGGTACTCAGAGCCGTCCTTCGTGTTCCTTCTGGTGCTGGTCGAACCAAAGCATTCTCCACATGTGGGTCCCACTTAGTGGTGGTGTCTCTATTCTATGGAACTCTTATGGTGATGTATGTGAGCCCATCATCAGGGAATCCAGCAGGAATGCAAAAGATCGTCACTTTGATATATTCAGCAGTCACTCCACTGTTGAATCCCCTTATCTATAGTCTTCGAAACAAAGATATGAAAGATGCCTTAAAGAAAGTTCTGGGATTAAAAGTCAACCAAACCTGA
- the LOC101538992 gene encoding olfactory receptor 11H4, producing the protein MFFILFTFMSFFFLDLRPMNRSASHFVTEFVLLGFPGCWEIQIFLFSFLLVVYVLTLLGNGAIVCAVRREPRLHTPMYFLLGNFAFLEIWYVSSTVPNMLANILSKTKTISFSGCFLQFYFFFSLGTTECLFLAVMAYDRYLAICRPLHYPTIMTGKLCRMLVSLCWLVGFLGYPIPIFFISQLPFCGPNIIDHFLCDMDPLMALACAPAPITEFIFYAQSSLVLFFTVLYILRSYTLLLRAVFQVPSAAGRRKAFSTCGSHLAVVSLFYGTVMVMYVSPTYGIPVLMQKIITLIYSVMTPLFNPLIYSLRNKDMKLALRNVLFGMKTSQNS; encoded by the exons atgttctttattttat TTacatttatgtctttttttttcttagatttaaGACCCATGAACAGGTCAGCATCACATTTTGTGACTGAATTTGTTCTCCTGGGATTTCCTGGCTGCTGGGAGATACAGAtcttcctcttttcatttcttctggtGGTTTATGTCTTAACCTTGCTGGGAAATGGAGCCATTGTCTGCGCTGTGAGAAGGGAGCCTCGGCTACATACCCCCATGTACTTCCTACTGGGAAACTTTGCCTTCCTTGAGATCTGGTATGTGTCCTCCACTGTCCCTAACATGCTAGCCAACATTCTCTCTAAAACCAAGACCATCTCATTTTCGGGCTGCTTCCTCcagttctatttcttcttttccctggGCACAACTGAGTGTCTATTCCTGGCGGTAATGGCTTATGATCGGTACCTAGCCATCTGCCGCCCATTACACTACCCCACCATCATGACTGGGAAGCTGTGCAGAATGCTGGTGTCTCTGTGCTGGCTTGTTGGGTTCCTTGGGTACCCCATccccattttctttatttcccaacTTCCTTTCTGTGGTCCCAATATCATTGACCATTTTCTGTGTGATATGGACCCACTGATGGCTctggcctgtgctccagcccccataactgaatttattttttatgctcaGAGCTCCCTTGTCCTCTTTTTCACTGTTTTATACATTCTTCGATCCTATACTTTGTTGCTCAGAGCTGTTTTTCAGGTCCCTTCTGCAGCTGGCCGAAGAAAGGCCTTTTCCACCTGTGGTTCTCATTTAGCTGTGGTGTCACTTTTCTATGGGACAGTAATGGTGATGTATGTTAGTCCTACCTATGGAATTCCAGTTTTGATGCAGAAGATTATCACACTGATATACTCAGTGATGACTCCTCTCTTTAATCCCCTGATCTATAGTCTTCGTAATAAAGACATGAAGCTTGCCTTAAGGAATGTCCTGTTTGGAATGAAAACAAGTCAAAATTCATGA